From a region of the Oryza sativa Japonica Group chromosome 6, ASM3414082v1 genome:
- the LOC4340708 gene encoding transcription factor TGAL3-like isoform X5, protein MAAHQGMAAATAADRFCLPRMAAAAAAASQVENWGDSGVIVSSPFTDDTSTDLDDSADKHHLHALVGGGDGGDDAGEQRGADSSAVSKERRGDQKMQRRLAQNREAARKSRMRKKAYIQQLESSRSKLMHLEQELQRARQQGIFIATGGSGDHGHSIGGNGTLAFDLEYARWLDEHQRHINDLRVALNAQMSDDELCELVDAVMMHYDQVFRLKSFATKSDVFHVLSGMWMSPAERFFMWLGGFRSSELLKVLASHLEPLTDQQLMGICNLQQSSQQAEDALSQGMEALQQTLGDTLVSAAATVVSGGGGADNVTNYMGQMAIAMAKLTTLENFLRQADLLRHQTLQQMHRILTTRQAARALLVISDYFSRLRALSSLWLARPRD, encoded by the exons ATGGCGGCGCACcaggggatggcggcggcgacggcggcggaccggttCTGCCTgccgaggatggcggcggcggcggcggccgcctcgcAGGTGGAGAACTGGGGCGACTCCGGCGTCATCGTCAGCAGCCCGTTCACCGACGACACCTCCACCGACCTCGACGACAGCGCCGACAAGCACCACCTCCACGCTCTAGTG ggcggcggcgatggcggcgacgacgccggcgagcagcGAGGCGCGGATTCCTCCGCCGTGTCCAAGGAAAGAAGAGGGGATCAGAAG ATGCAGCGGAGGCTTGCGCAGAATCGCGAGGCGGCGCGGAAGAGCCGGATGAGGAAGAAG GCATACATTCAGCAGTTGGAGAGCAGCAGGTCCAAGCTGATGCACCTTGAGCAGGAGCTCCAAAGGGCAAGACAGCAG GGAATCTTCATTGCAACTGGAGGCTCCGGCGATCACGGGCACTCGATCGGAGGAAATG GTACGTTGGCGTTCGACCTTGAGTACGCGCGGTGGCTGGACGAGCACCAGCGGCACATCAACGACCTGCGGGTGGCGCTGAACGCGCAGATGAGCGACGACGAGCTGTGCGAGCTCGTCGACGCCGTGATGATGCACTACGACCAGGTGTTCCGCCTCAAGAGCTTCGCCACCAAGTCCGACGTGTTCCACGTCCTCTCCGGCATGTGGATGAGCCCCGCCGAGCGCTTCTTCATGTGGCTCGGCGGCTTCCGCTCGTCGGAGCTCCTCAAG GTTCTTGCCAGCCATCTTGAGCCGCTGACGGATCAGCAGCTGATGGGCATCTGCAACCTGCAGCAGTCGTCGCAGCAGGCCGAGGACGCGCTGTCGCAGGGGATGGAGGCGCTGCAGCAGACGCTGGGGGACACGTTGGTGTCGGCGGCCGCCACCGtggtcagcggcggcggcggcgccgacaacGTCACCAACTACATGGGACAGATGGCCATCGCCATGGCCAAGCTCACCACGCTGGAGAACTTCCTCCGTCAG GCTGATCTGCTGAGGCATCAGACGCTGCAGCAGATGCACCGGATCCTGACCACGAGGCAAGCGGCGCGGGCGCTGCTCGTCATCAGCGACTACTTCTCGCGGCTCCGGGCGCTGAGCTCGCTGTGGCTGGCGCGGCCGAGGGACTAG